The Polypterus senegalus isolate Bchr_013 chromosome 1, ASM1683550v1, whole genome shotgun sequence genome includes a window with the following:
- the nudt17 gene encoding nucleoside diphosphate-linked moiety X motif 17 gives METARRILVHLSKENSLPQCARFVQSITGHFNGCHNDRVTVNCVLENNKFILSDHEVEGNPGLILKRAHFCPLKHLSESEASMLPVDIRDRGVDVGVAILLQSANEKVLLTRRATNLAIFPNVWVPPGGHVELGEKLVDAGMRELQEETGITLGPEEYSPQMLGLWESVFPPMLSRGLPCRHHIVSYMLVQSTQTHHELEERLRPNPQEVSACVWVGPAVVQAIVSSIDGEDDCGRVPDDLPEAVRISEVMKDGVLHQTNLPLSVLINKATTQGPDIERVSTGTKFALELWLKTLAITQRSDRNQNEKGADPVQ, from the exons aGTATCACTGGTCATTTTAATGGATGTCATAATGACAGAGTTACTGTGAACTGTGTACTAGAgaataataaattcattttatcaGATCATGAAGTTGAAGGAAACCCAGGGCTAATCCTCAAG CGGGCTCATTTTTGTCCTCTAAAACACCTCTCAGAGAGTGAAGCCAGTATGCTTCCAGTGGATATCCGTGATCGTGGAGTAGATGTGGGTGTGGCCATACTACTACAATCTGCCAATGAGAAAGTTCTCCTGACACGACGGGCAACTAATCTAGCTATCTTTCCAAATGTCTGGGTACCCCCAG gTGGCCATGTGGAGCTTGGAGAAAAG CTTGTGGATGCTGGAATGAGAGAACTTCAGGAGGAAACGGGCATCACCCTGGGCCCAGAAGAATATTCTCCTCAAATGctaggactgtgggag tcTGTGTTTCCTCCAATGCTGAGCCGAGGATTGCCATGCCGCCATCATATTGTCTCATACATGCTAGTACAAAGCACACAAACCCATCATGAGTTAGAG GAGAGATTACGCCCAAATCCTCAGGAGGTCAGTGCCTGTGTTTGGGTTGGCCCTGCTGTTGTGCAAGCCATTGTCTCATCAATTGACGGTGAAGATGATTGTGGAAGAGTGCCAGATGACCTCCCGGAAGCTGTGAG GATATCAGAGGTCATGAAGGATGGTGTTTTGCATCAAACCAATTTGCCTCTTTCTGTGCTCATAAATAAAGCAACAACACAAGGACCAGACATTGAGAGGGTTAGTACTGGTACAAAGTTTGCCCTGGAACTATGGCTGAAGACTCTAGCGATCACACAGAGGAGTGacagaaatcaaaatgaaaaaggtgCTGACCCTGTCCAAtag